The Schistocerca cancellata isolate TAMUIC-IGC-003103 chromosome 4, iqSchCanc2.1, whole genome shotgun sequence genome contains a region encoding:
- the LOC126184161 gene encoding uncharacterized protein LOC126184161, with translation MGKTQIWQRGKYGQEENMEKTQIWEKRKYGKNTNMGKTQIWEKRKYGKNANMGKTQIWGKRKYGENANMGKTQIWEKHKYGKNANMGKMQIWEKRKYRENANMGKTQIWEKHKYGKNANMGKTQIWANANNGKTQIREKSKYGKNANMAKTQIWERRKYGKDANLAKTQIWQRRKYGKDANMAKTQIWQKLKYGKSGNMANAEIWQNRKYGIIGNMAKSEMWQNRKYGKIGNMAKAEIWQNRKYGKIGNMTDTQIWQKRKYWKNANMRKMEIWEKRKCGKNANMGKTQIWEKRKYGKNANTAETETWQICKHGRNANMPET, from the coding sequence atgggaaagacacaaatatggcaaagaggtAAATATGGCCAAGAGGAAAAcatggaaaagacgcaaatatgggaaaaacgcaaatatggcaaaaacacaaatatgggaaaaacgcaaatatgggaaaaacgcaaatatgggaaaaacgcaaatatgggaaaaacgcaaatatggggaaaacgcaaatatggggaaaacgcaaatatgggaaaaacacaaatatgggaaaaacacaaatatgggaaaaacgcaaatatgggaaaaatgcaaatatgggaaaaacgcaaatatagggaaaacgcaaatatgggaaaaacacaaatatgggaaaaacacaaatatgggaaaaacgcaaatatgggaaaaacacaaatatgggcaaacgcaaataatggaaaaacccaaataagggaaaaaagcaaatatggcaaaaacgcaaatatggcaaaaacgcaaatatgggagagacgcaaatatgggaaagacgcaaatctggcaaagacgcaaatatggcaaagacgcaaatatggcaaagacgcaaatatggcaaagacgcaaatatggcaaaagcttaaatatggcaaaagcggaaatatggcaaatgcggaaatatggcaaaatcggaaatatggcataataggaaatatggcaaaatcggaaatgtggcaaaatcggaaatatggcaaaatcggaaatatggcaaaagcggaaatatggcaaaatcggaaatatggcaaaatcggaaatatgacagatacgcaaatatggcaaaaacgcaaatattggaaaaacgcaaatatgagaaaaatggaaatatgggaaaaacgcaaatgtgggaaaaatgcaaatatgggaaaaacgcaaatatgggaaaaacgcaaatatgggaaaaacgcaaacactgCAGAAACGGAAACATGGCAGATATGCAAACATGGCAGAAACGCAAACATGCCAGAAACGTAA